The stretch of DNA GAACCTTTAATGAGCGCGGTAGTTTTGATGCGCCTTTCAGGCCGTTTTCTTCGGCGACCTTCAGGTCGTAATATGTATATGTGCCAGAGCGAACTTTGATCTCGCGTTCGCACTTAAAACTATCGAGTGATGCCATGATGTGTCCTTTACCAATGAAGCCCGAAGGGTTGCCTTGGGCCGGGAGCGGGCAGGGGCCGCGCTGTCTTGGCGTCTTATAACAATAATCATAGCTTTCGCAATTCTTTAACGGGATTTTGCGCGGCTTAATAAGGTGCTTTGCCGTCTCAAAAATTACGGCTGATGCATAAACGGGCGCAAAAGGTTAACGCCGCTGGACGGCAGGTTCATCGCGCGTTCATAGAAAAATCCATAGCCAAGCGGTTTGAGAGGGCACAATGAAACCAGAACAATGGACTGATATTTTTACGCTTTTGGCGATTATCGTGGTGGCTGATGACCGCGTGTACAAAGAAGAGGTCGATAGCTTTGTCGCCCAAGTCGACATCCTAAAATCCGAAGTGGGTAGCGATGCACTGGTCACGCCAAAGCTCGCCTTTGACTGGTTTGTCGCCCAGCGCGACGAAATAAAAGCGCGTGTTCAGCAAGAGAACGCCGAGTTTTTCATTGTGCGCACCATCCAAGGCCTGCTCGATTTTCCAAATCACGGCGCGCTTCTGCGCTCTATGGAGGCAGTATCGGTTTCAGATCGTGAGTTTCATATAGAGGAAAAATCAATCATTCAATTAGCGGCCGCCTATTGGGGGCAAACACCGCCCTATTAAACGCCCTAACTGACGCCCTATCAGACGCCCTATTAGGGGGCTTTGAAGACAGGTCGTGAAACCTTACTTTCCGCCCATCTCCTGAATTTGGCTATTCAGTTTAGCGACGCTTTGCCCTATAGCGTTGTCATGAACACATCCGCGACAGAACCAACAGGCGACCATAGTGTCAGCGAAGCACTGGGATTGTGGGAACCCAAGCGCACATTGACCTTGGAAATGGCCCGCCGCCATAGCGCGCGGATCAAGCTCATGCGCCGCGTTTTAATCGGTGGTGCGGTAGTGCTGTCGGCCCTAGTCATATGGCAATTCGCCAGCCAGCCAACCGGGTTTGATTTGCCGGATAATCCAGAGGATAGCGTGCGGATGATTAATCCGCGTTATTCAGGCCGCACATCGGATAATCTGCCGTATTACTTGACGGCATCCGAAGCTGTGCGCGAGGCGGAAAAGACCAATGCCGTTAAACTCGCCGCCCCTGTGTTGGAATTTTACAGAGCCGCTGGCGCCGCAGTGTCTAAAGTCGTTGCTAAAACAGGTGTGTATAATGATATCGATAAAGTCCTCGATTTATCGGGTGACGTGGATTTAAACACCGATGACGGCTATGCCTGCCAAACATCACAAGCCCGTATTCTGGCCCGTGATAAAGCCATTGACGGCAATGCGCCGATCGCGTGCCAAGGCAATTTTGGCACGGTGAACGGCAATGAATATGCGATTACGGATAATTATAAGCGTTTTGTGTTTAAAGGCGGCATGAGCGCGGTAATTGAGCGTGACGCGGCGCTTGCGGGCTCTAGTGCATCGGACGGCGCTGGTAATTCGGCCAGCCTCGGTTTTGCTGGCAATAGCCCGATTGATATTACCGCCGAGGAAGCCCGTTATGAGGACGCGCTGACAACTTTAATCGGCGGCGTTACCGTGCTGCAAGACGGCACAGAAATTACGTCAGAGACGATGATAATTGAACGCGCCAAGGCCGATAAAAATGTCGGGGACAGCCTAAAGCTCGGCGAGATTACAACCATCGATGCACGCGGGGATTTTGTCTATATCACACCAGATCGCCGTGTCAGTGGTGACCGCGGGGTTTACGAACGTGAAAAAGACATTATCACGGTAACAGGCAATGTGAAATTAGTCCAAAAAGGAAGCTCACGCACAGACACAACTGTGACAGGCAACCGCTTGGTGTATAATTTGGCAACAAAAAAGGCTGAATTTGGCCAAGACTGCACGGGTGATGACTGCGGGCGTGTCACCTTTGGTACAGGACAATAATAGGTTTGATGATGATACGATATTTAACAGCATTCACTGCGGTCGCGGCCTCTCTGCTTTTCCCGTTATCCGCCCAGGCTCAATTTGCCGCTAACTCTTCTGCGCCGATTACCGGCTCATCTGACCGCGCGGAATATTCGCCGGGCAAGATTATCTTCTCGGGCCAAGTGGATATTCGCCAAGACAATGTGCGTATCCTCTCAGATGAAATGACCGTGTTTTCAGGCGATAGAAACCGCGTTGTGTCTGCCAATGAAGCCTTTGAAGATGTGAACCGTATTGAAGCCGTCGGCAATTTTTTCTACATTACGCCTGACCAAGAAGTCACAGGCGCGCAAGGTATTTATGAGCGCGCGAAAGACAGCTTTACGGTCACAGGTGACGTCATTTTGCTACAAGGGGAGGACAATGTCGTGACGGGTGACCGCCTTGTTTATAATCTGTCGACCAACCAAGCGACGGTGACAGGTAATTGCAAGGGTCGGCGTTGCGGTGACAAGGGGCGTGTGAATATCCTGATTAAAAATAATGATAGCCAGCAAAGCGCACCGAACTAATGAATATCAAAGCCTTTGGCAAAACCGCTGCCACCACCGCCAGTAGCACCGCCAGCATGGCGAGCGACTTCGTTGCCCCTGCCACAGGGTTGGCGGCGAATAATATCGGTAAATCATATCGCGGCCGTGTGGTGGTCAAAGATATCACACTGACCGTGCAACGCGGCGAAGTCGTGGCCCTTATGGGTCCGAACGGTGCGGGTAAAACTACCAGTTTTTACATGATTATGGGCCTAATAGAGGCTGACCGCGGCATGATTACGCTGGACGGTCAAGATATTACGGCTCTGCCCATGTATCAACGCGCGCGCCTCGGTGTTGGGTATTTGCCACAAGAGCAATCTATTTTTCGCGGGCTAACGGTTGAGGAAAATATCAAAGCCATTGTGCAATTAACGGAGAAAGACCGTAGCAAATGGAATGATAATGTCGATGCGCTGCTGGACGAGCTTAACATCGGTCATATTAAAAATAGTCCTGCCTTGGCGCTGTCCGGCGGTGAACGTCGCCGTGTCGAGATTGCGCGCGCGCTTGCGTCGCGCCCCAGTTTTATCCTGCTCGACGAGCCGTTCACGGGTATTGACCCCATCGCCATTGCCGATATTTCCGAACTTGTGCGCTACCTTAAAAAACGCGGCATCGGTATTCTAATCACGGATCACCGCGTGCGCGAAACGCTCGATATCGTCGACCGCGCAAGCATTCTGTTCCAAGGCGAAGCCCTGTTTGAAGGCACACCTGACGAAATCCGCGCGAATAAAGATGTAAGACGGGTCTATCTCGGCGAGAAATATGCCTAATCGTCAATAAACCCGCTAGAGCGCAACGAAGGCGGTAGGGTTTATTGACGCGGAAAAGTGACGTGCGCAGATTGCGGTCTGTGTATTCGTCGTTAGGGGACGATAATCCTTTGAGCACAGCGAAGGCGGTAGGGTTTATTGACGCGGAAAAGTGATGTGCGCAGATTGCGGTCTGTGCACTGGCCGTTACGGGACGAACCATCGGCGCGCCAGTTTCAAAAATCACTTTGCCGCACCCTCACGACATGGTTTCCGGGTCACCTTCGGCGACGTCGGAATGACACGGCTTCATAACGCTTCTGAACCCCTCACAACTGTCATTCCGACGCGCTTGCAAAGCGCCCGGAATCCATGGCGTTCTCTTTCGCTTTAATGCCTTAGCTTGAATGAAGCGGAGGCGGTGGAGTTCACACGGCGAACCATTGGTGCGCCAGTTCCAAAAATCACTTTGCCGTACCTTCACGACATGGTTTCCGGGTCACCTTTGGTGACGTCGGAATGACACGGTTTTATAGCGCTTCTGATTCTCTCATCCCTGTCATTCCGCCGCGCTTGCAAAGTGCCCCGCTCGACAGGACGTCATTCCCGCGCTAATCTGCTGCAAAACACAGGGGATTATCATGGGACGGGTGCATAAGCTTCTGATCCGAAATTGTATAAAGGGCGTCGTTTTTGGCTGGGCGCTGCTGGCGCTAGGGCTTTATTTTAATGTTATGGGCATGGGTGACATCGTCTTTACCAGCAATGATAAAATCCTTGCGACATTCCTGTTGATGGTCGGCTTTGCGATTACATTTGGCAATGCCGCCATGGGCCACGCCGTCATGGGATTGGCGCGAAGTGAGGCGAAAAAAGAGAAAAAGGCGGCGCAAAACGACCCATCACCATAGCGATGGGTGACTATAGTTTTAAGCTAGACTGTATCATTTCGAATAATTTTAAAATTTAGAAAATAATCCGTTTCTTTGGTGCGGCACGTCAACCCGCCTTTGTCATTCTGCCACGCTTGAAAAGCGCCTGGAATCCATACCGTAATATTTCTAGACCGTGCAGTGCGTTTATGCTGATCCAACAAAAAAACCCGCTTGAGCGCAGCTAAGGCAGTAGGGTTTTGAATGCAGTAAAGAGACGCGCTGAGGCGAGCGGTCTGTGCAAAGGGCGTTAGGGGACGATACTGCAAAACAAGTCGGTACATGCCAACATTTGTCCACTACGTTCTTCATATAGTATTAAAACTGTGTCTTCTAAGCGAAGTTTCAATATCGCGGGTCTACCACTGTAACGGTCCTTTCTAGGCAGAGTATCTGAAAGATGTATGCCGTTATCTAAGACAAAATCGCCTTGTGCATTACATGTTTTCACAATTTCTTTTAGCTGCCTAATAATACCGGATGCACGGTGTGTATAACGTATGGCCGTTTTTGCAGTAGACACTCCCATGCCAGGGGCCATGAATATTTCGCCATCAATTTCAATTGGGGAGTTTATACCATTTTTTCTTAGGTCAAGTTTTTCAGTAAGAGAATAAGATTTAGCTAGACCAATGACGTTTTTAAAACGAAGGGGTTCGACTATATGTGGCCAACTCTCTTTAAGTGCTTTGATAAGTTCGATGTTAATCCAGACTAGATGGTGTCCACGTCCATGAGGAATAATATCAATG from Fretibacter rubidus encodes:
- the lptC gene encoding LPS export ABC transporter periplasmic protein LptC: MKTGRETLLSAHLLNLAIQFSDALPYSVVMNTSATEPTGDHSVSEALGLWEPKRTLTLEMARRHSARIKLMRRVLIGGAVVLSALVIWQFASQPTGFDLPDNPEDSVRMINPRYSGRTSDNLPYYLTASEAVREAEKTNAVKLAAPVLEFYRAAGAAVSKVVAKTGVYNDIDKVLDLSGDVDLNTDDGYACQTSQARILARDKAIDGNAPIACQGNFGTVNGNEYAITDNYKRFVFKGGMSAVIERDAALAGSSASDGAGNSASLGFAGNSPIDITAEEARYEDALTTLIGGVTVLQDGTEITSETMIIERAKADKNVGDSLKLGEITTIDARGDFVYITPDRRVSGDRGVYEREKDIITVTGNVKLVQKGSSRTDTTVTGNRLVYNLATKKAEFGQDCTGDDCGRVTFGTGQ
- a CDS encoding LptA/OstA family protein; its protein translation is MMIRYLTAFTAVAASLLFPLSAQAQFAANSSAPITGSSDRAEYSPGKIIFSGQVDIRQDNVRILSDEMTVFSGDRNRVVSANEAFEDVNRIEAVGNFFYITPDQEVTGAQGIYERAKDSFTVTGDVILLQGEDNVVTGDRLVYNLSTNQATVTGNCKGRRCGDKGRVNILIKNNDSQQSAPN
- the lptB gene encoding LPS export ABC transporter ATP-binding protein, which encodes MASDFVAPATGLAANNIGKSYRGRVVVKDITLTVQRGEVVALMGPNGAGKTTSFYMIMGLIEADRGMITLDGQDITALPMYQRARLGVGYLPQEQSIFRGLTVEENIKAIVQLTEKDRSKWNDNVDALLDELNIGHIKNSPALALSGGERRRVEIARALASRPSFILLDEPFTGIDPIAIADISELVRYLKKRGIGILITDHRVRETLDIVDRASILFQGEALFEGTPDEIRANKDVRRVYLGEKYA